A window of the Pyrodictium abyssi genome harbors these coding sequences:
- the serS gene encoding serine--tRNA ligase: MTWSLLRYLRENPEILRKSLRKRYMDPSLVDKLRSLDEQWRKLKRMVDEVRHRHNVITRSIAKTRDPEERKKLIEEARRLLREREKLEEELKRVEAEREKLLLSLPNIVHESVPEGDSDEYNVPIRFWGRPRVYREFLDTFREQTEKWGFKVDYELIDWKPVGHADMLENVLRLGNTIKAAEVAGSRFYYLFDDLVWLDFALLMYAIDILTSKGYRLVLPPYMIRHKILMGVIDMETFQDAIYKIEGEDLYLIATAEHPLAGLYYNEEIMEDELPIKLIGISPCFRKEAGAGNRDLKGIFRVHQFHKVEQYVYAKPEESWDILEELIRNAEELFQGLGLPYRVVNVASGELGAPAAKKYDLEVWMPAQGRYREMVSASNTTDWQSYRLNIRLVRRKGMVREYVHTLNSTAIASTRTITAILENFQEPDGTVVIPKVLRKYLEPFSKAPKDAIHPVKKEKVNE, encoded by the coding sequence TTGACGTGGAGCCTGCTACGGTATCTCAGAGAGAACCCAGAGATTCTCCGCAAGAGCCTGAGAAAGCGTTACATGGATCCATCACTTGTTGACAAGCTGCGTAGCCTAGACGAGCAGTGGCGCAAGCTCAAACGGATGGTTGACGAGGTACGTCATCGCCACAACGTGATAACACGTAGCATAGCTAAAACGCGTGACCCAGAGGAGCGCAAGAAGCTGATAGAGGAGGCTAGAAGGCTGCTCAGGGAGAGAGAAAAGCTCGAAGAGGAGCTAAAGCGCGTAGAGGCTGAGCGTGAGAAGCTGCTGCTATCTCTGCCTAACATAGTGCACGAGTCCGTCCCTGAAGGAGACTCCGACGAATACAACGTACCTATAAGGTTCTGGGGACGGCCAAGAGTGTACCGGGAGTTCCTAGACACGTTCCGCGAGCAGACCGAGAAGTGGGGGTTCAAGGTAGACTACGAGCTTATCGACTGGAAGCCTGTTGGCCATGCAGACATGCTAGAGAACGTTCTCAGACTCGGCAATACTATAAAAGCTGCAGAGGTTGCTGGTTCCCGCTTCTACTACCTGTTCGACGACCTGGTATGGCTCGACTTCGCTCTGCTAATGTATGCTATAGACATACTTACCTCCAAGGGGTATAGGCTCGTGCTACCACCATACATGATACGACATAAGATACTCATGGGAGTCATCGACATGGAAACCTTCCAGGACGCCATATACAAGATTGAGGGCGAGGACCTCTACCTCATTGCCACAGCCGAGCACCCCCTAGCAGGTCTATACTACAACGAAGAAATTATGGAGGACGAGCTACCTATAAAGCTTATAGGAATAAGTCCATGCTTCCGCAAGGAGGCTGGAGCAGGCAATAGGGACCTAAAGGGCATATTCCGCGTGCACCAGTTCCACAAAGTAGAGCAATACGTTTACGCTAAGCCGGAGGAGAGCTGGGACATACTCGAGGAGCTTATACGCAATGCTGAGGAGCTATTCCAAGGCCTCGGCCTGCCCTATAGAGTTGTAAACGTAGCCTCCGGCGAGCTAGGAGCACCCGCCGCGAAGAAGTACGACCTCGAAGTCTGGATGCCTGCACAGGGCCGGTATCGGGAGATGGTTAGCGCGAGCAACACAACCGACTGGCAGAGCTATAGGCTTAACATAAGGCTTGTGAGGCGGAAGGGCATGGTACGTGAGTATGTACATACACTCAACTCAACAGCTATAGCGTCTACACGCACCATTACCGCTATACTAGAGAACTTCCAGGAACCAGATGGCACAGTAGTCATACCTAAGGTTCTCCGAAAGTATCTAGAACCCTTCAGCAAAGCGCCCAAGGATGCCATACACCCTGTAAAGAAGGAGAAGGTGAACGAGTAA
- a CDS encoding radical SAM protein: protein MVFDRYAPERLWKLMRPDAVHVWLDEDVRRRLSWYYGVMVNELPAKYMIAKYVEAEDNPYKLGYEELVDVKRRARRLFEKLFRDARAGKLTLEVFVKEFRDRPKYSLLDIDVALAKMLANPCRLCERRCMIDRSKRIGACRLDSRVYVHSWFHHLGEEAPLVPSGTIFYGGCNFSCVYCQNYDISQTMPRHGEVVDAKRLAWIQRMLRLHGARNINHVGGEPTPNLPTIVESLLYLDVNVPQIWNSNMYMTVEVMDILVDIIDLWLPDFKYGNNDCAMKLSAVPRYFDVVTRNLKIAVESGDMIIRHLVLPSHVECCSLRVLRWIAENLPLDRVLVNIMDQYRPEHLVAKYPRRWPELVRPVYREEVERVYAYASRLGIVYEPVS from the coding sequence ATGGTTTTTGACCGCTATGCGCCAGAGAGGCTATGGAAGTTAATGAGGCCAGACGCTGTCCATGTATGGCTGGACGAGGATGTGCGGCGAAGACTCTCGTGGTACTATGGCGTCATGGTGAACGAGCTGCCTGCAAAGTACATGATAGCGAAGTACGTTGAGGCTGAAGACAATCCATATAAGCTTGGCTACGAGGAGCTTGTCGATGTTAAAAGGAGGGCGCGAAGGCTCTTCGAGAAGCTTTTCAGAGATGCACGTGCCGGCAAGCTAACATTAGAGGTGTTTGTTAAGGAGTTTAGGGATAGGCCAAAGTACTCTCTGCTCGATATCGACGTTGCTTTAGCAAAAATGCTTGCAAATCCATGTAGGCTCTGTGAAAGACGATGCATGATTGATAGGAGTAAACGTATCGGTGCTTGTAGACTGGATTCAAGAGTCTATGTGCATAGCTGGTTTCACCACCTAGGTGAGGAGGCACCTCTAGTACCTAGCGGTACTATATTCTATGGCGGCTGCAACTTTTCATGCGTGTATTGCCAGAACTATGATATTAGCCAAACAATGCCTAGACACGGGGAAGTTGTTGATGCCAAGAGGCTAGCATGGATACAGAGGATGCTACGGCTACATGGCGCACGGAACATAAACCATGTAGGCGGCGAACCTACACCCAATTTACCCACAATAGTTGAGTCTCTACTCTATCTCGATGTAAACGTGCCACAGATTTGGAACTCAAACATGTATATGACTGTTGAGGTTATGGACATTCTTGTTGATATAATAGATCTATGGCTTCCTGACTTCAAATACGGTAACAACGATTGTGCCATGAAGTTATCGGCTGTGCCCCGCTATTTTGACGTTGTCACCCGCAACTTGAAGATAGCCGTCGAGTCCGGCGATATGATAATAAGACACTTAGTGCTGCCATCTCATGTTGAGTGTTGCAGCTTAAGAGTGCTTAGGTGGATTGCCGAGAACCTACCTCTTGATAGAGTACTCGTAAACATAATGGATCAGTATCGCCCGGAGCATCTTGTAGCCAAGTATCCTAGGCGCTGGCCTGAACTAGTAAGGCCCGTGTATCGGGAGGAGGTCGAACGTGTCTATGCTTATGCTAGTAGGCTCGGCATCGTGTATGAGCCCGTTAGCTAG
- a CDS encoding radical SAM protein, producing the protein MPRPRRVLILDGYTDEPAGFGVPPYIDVYPRYIAGALWYVDKSIQVHYMTVDQARENIGDFIRRANTYDTVIVIAGAVVPGRYLGGEPIKLEELRQWFRLIDRPFKVLVGAAARWGIGNEGGTVAALPREVKESFDTIVTGDPEAYVLDFARFGPERAEPWRILDDMKLLGEISVKGARIVEQHPNHGYNLTAEIETYRSCSRWVSGGCSFCVTKLYGRPRQRDPRDVVREIEALYVAGVRHFRIGRQADILVYGSPSLGQDEWPRPNPRALEQLFYGIRLVAPGLKTLHIDNVNPGTLARHKRESIEALKVIIRYHTPGDVAALGIETADPRVVKANNLKTFPEDSLKAIEIINRYGSQPGYNGLPELLPGINFVLGLKNETAETYRLNEEFIRTIYERGLLLRRINVRKVLVLPGTAMASVGTRIIQKHRNLAKRFQRIVNEYSRLFLERLLPRGSILSYVYVERYDAKLGVTFARQAGSYPIVVEMPCKMSTPGVVKVAVYGYSSRSVRGLPIPLNANAAAVSTLAKLLGKNRATEIARLRPFRHDSELHKVLTRKERIYLSSKGFTC; encoded by the coding sequence ATGCCTAGGCCGCGTCGCGTGCTCATCTTAGATGGTTATACCGATGAGCCAGCAGGCTTTGGCGTACCACCATACATAGATGTTTATCCTAGATATATAGCTGGTGCCTTGTGGTACGTGGACAAGTCGATACAAGTACACTACATGACTGTGGACCAGGCAAGGGAGAACATAGGAGACTTCATAAGGAGAGCCAATACCTACGATACCGTGATAGTGATAGCCGGCGCTGTAGTCCCAGGAAGGTATCTAGGAGGTGAACCCATAAAACTTGAAGAGCTAAGGCAGTGGTTCAGGCTTATAGACCGGCCTTTTAAGGTGCTAGTAGGTGCGGCTGCACGCTGGGGCATTGGCAACGAAGGCGGCACTGTAGCAGCTCTACCGAGAGAGGTTAAGGAGAGCTTCGACACCATAGTGACTGGCGACCCCGAGGCCTATGTGTTAGACTTTGCGCGTTTCGGTCCAGAGAGAGCCGAGCCCTGGCGCATACTTGACGACATGAAGCTACTTGGAGAGATATCCGTTAAGGGCGCCAGGATAGTTGAACAGCACCCCAACCACGGCTACAACCTCACGGCGGAAATAGAGACCTACAGGAGCTGCAGCAGATGGGTGAGTGGCGGCTGCAGTTTCTGCGTTACTAAGCTCTACGGTAGACCAAGGCAGCGCGATCCGCGAGACGTAGTTAGGGAGATAGAAGCACTTTACGTGGCTGGTGTACGCCATTTCAGAATAGGCAGACAGGCCGACATACTGGTCTATGGAAGCCCATCGCTCGGACAGGATGAATGGCCTCGGCCTAATCCTCGTGCACTCGAGCAACTGTTCTACGGTATCAGGCTTGTAGCACCCGGGTTGAAGACTCTTCATATAGACAACGTTAACCCGGGAACCCTGGCTAGACATAAAAGAGAGAGTATAGAGGCTCTAAAGGTGATAATAAGATACCATACCCCTGGCGACGTTGCTGCACTAGGAATAGAGACCGCCGACCCCCGAGTCGTGAAGGCTAATAACCTTAAGACTTTTCCAGAGGACTCCCTCAAGGCTATAGAGATCATCAACCGTTATGGTAGCCAGCCAGGTTATAACGGTCTTCCAGAGCTTCTGCCCGGCATAAACTTCGTACTAGGTCTTAAGAACGAGACAGCAGAGACATATAGACTTAACGAAGAATTTATAAGGACTATATATGAGCGGGGACTGCTGCTACGCCGCATCAACGTTAGAAAGGTGCTGGTGCTACCAGGAACGGCTATGGCTAGTGTTGGTACCAGGATTATACAGAAACATAGGAACCTCGCCAAGAGGTTTCAGCGTATAGTGAACGAGTATTCAAGGCTCTTTCTAGAGCGGCTGCTCCCACGGGGTTCTATCCTAAGCTACGTTTATGTGGAGCGCTATGATGCAAAGCTTGGCGTGACTTTCGCCAGGCAGGCAGGAAGTTACCCAATAGTAGTCGAAATGCCGTGTAAAATGAGCACACCGGGTGTAGTCAAGGTTGCTGTATACGGCTACTCTAGTAGAAGTGTTAGAGGACTGCCAATACCCCTTAACGCTAATGCCGCGGCCGTGTCTACACTAGCCAAGCTCCTAGGCAAGAATAGAGCTACCGAGATAGCTAGGCTTAGACCATTTAGGCACGATAGTGAACTACACAAGGTATTGACCCGGAAGGAGAGAATATACCTATCGTCGAAAGGCTTTACCTGCTAG
- the tes gene encoding tetraether lipid synthase Tes yields the protein MALATTTRRAGDREAETKTLDAPAAYDARTKTVTVAEKRIPVGGPVPKLRDGEKFVSYTTSICPYCTRLLPALIYEKDGSIYIRKICPTHGTIEELYFSDAKQFYRFMNLEEEGVGVTPHVKLSAPCPFNCGLCPRHKNHTALANLVVTNRCDLSCWYCFFYAEKMGYVYEPTLEQIREMIRQYKKEGVTMSVQITGGEPTLRPDLIEIIKLLKDEGVTHIQLNTHGITFARLWFEKGIDAAVNYARALREAGLNTVYMSFDGVTPRANPKNHWEVPYTLEVFRKAGITSVVLVPTVIKTINDQELGAIIKFAAKHMDVIRGVNFQPVSLTGRMRKDERRRYRVTIPDVLKWVEEQTDGQIPADSWFPIPVAAKVAYFLEAMSGELKVCMGNHPACGSATYVFVERGSDGLPKRFIPITEFFDVEGFVEYIEEKTAELRREEFTSIAKFKRALRLASIVKDISKFVDRERIPKNLNITKLLVNVFVKRSYDALGELHYRMLFLGNMHFMDQYNYDVERVMRCNIHYLVPDGRVIPFCTYNVLNEIYRDYVLRKYQIPLDEYAKIHGEDAIGPAVKYVRNIKLLKSSPIYYEAYRGIVPDEILYGKRSN from the coding sequence ATGGCGCTGGCAACGACGACCCGTAGAGCCGGGGACAGGGAAGCGGAGACTAAGACACTTGACGCGCCTGCAGCCTACGATGCTAGGACGAAGACGGTTACAGTGGCTGAGAAGCGTATACCAGTAGGTGGACCGGTACCGAAGCTACGTGACGGAGAAAAGTTCGTATCCTATACTACTAGCATTTGCCCGTATTGTACGAGGCTACTCCCGGCACTAATCTACGAGAAAGATGGGAGCATATACATAAGGAAGATTTGCCCAACACACGGGACAATAGAGGAGCTCTACTTCAGCGACGCAAAACAGTTCTACAGATTCATGAATCTTGAAGAAGAGGGCGTCGGGGTAACCCCTCACGTCAAGCTATCAGCACCATGCCCGTTCAATTGTGGACTATGCCCACGCCACAAGAATCATACAGCACTCGCCAACCTAGTTGTAACTAACCGCTGCGACCTCTCATGCTGGTACTGCTTCTTCTATGCAGAAAAAATGGGATACGTCTATGAGCCAACGCTTGAGCAGATACGTGAGATGATACGCCAGTACAAGAAGGAAGGAGTAACTATGTCCGTACAGATAACCGGCGGCGAACCAACACTACGACCCGACCTCATCGAGATAATAAAGCTGCTAAAAGACGAAGGCGTTACTCATATACAGCTAAACACCCATGGAATAACCTTTGCCAGACTATGGTTCGAGAAGGGCATTGACGCTGCTGTAAACTACGCCAGAGCACTCCGCGAAGCTGGGCTTAACACCGTGTACATGAGCTTCGACGGAGTAACCCCCAGAGCCAATCCGAAGAACCACTGGGAGGTACCATACACGCTTGAAGTATTTAGGAAGGCTGGTATTACAAGCGTTGTACTAGTACCGACAGTAATAAAGACCATTAATGACCAGGAACTAGGTGCTATAATAAAGTTCGCTGCCAAACACATGGATGTCATACGCGGCGTAAACTTCCAGCCTGTCAGCCTCACCGGCCGCATGAGGAAGGATGAGCGGCGCCGCTACAGGGTAACCATACCCGACGTCCTAAAGTGGGTCGAGGAGCAGACAGACGGCCAGATACCGGCTGATTCCTGGTTCCCTATACCCGTCGCGGCAAAGGTAGCATACTTCCTCGAGGCTATGAGCGGCGAACTCAAGGTATGTATGGGCAATCATCCTGCATGCGGCTCAGCCACGTACGTGTTTGTCGAGAGAGGCAGCGATGGCCTACCTAAGCGCTTCATACCGATAACAGAGTTCTTCGACGTTGAGGGCTTCGTCGAGTACATCGAAGAGAAGACTGCCGAGCTCAGAAGGGAAGAGTTCACCTCTATAGCTAAGTTTAAGCGTGCACTACGCCTCGCATCAATAGTCAAAGACATCTCAAAGTTCGTTGACAGGGAGCGTATACCGAAGAACCTCAACATAACAAAGCTGCTAGTAAACGTGTTCGTTAAGAGGAGCTACGACGCGCTAGGAGAGCTTCACTATAGGATGCTCTTCCTAGGCAACATGCACTTCATGGACCAGTACAACTATGATGTCGAGCGCGTGATGCGTTGCAATATACATTATCTAGTACCCGATGGCAGGGTAATACCGTTCTGTACGTATAACGTCCTAAACGAGATCTATAGAGACTATGTACTGCGCAAGTACCAGATACCGCTAGACGAGTATGCTAAGATACATGGCGAGGACGCCATAGGTCCTGCCGTAAAGTATGTACGTAATATAAAGCTGCTAAAGAGCTCGCCAATATACTATGAAGCGTATCGCGGCATTGTACCAGACGAGATACTTTACGGCAAGAGGTCTAACTAA
- a CDS encoding TatD family hydrolase, with protein sequence MPGNDYFVDAHCHLHEYSIEEINTLASHSIVIVAVGDDLETSSRVTEIAKTRRNIVPCVGLHPWHVKSREESLSTAKKIIELALENNIRCIGEVGLDTKFVAETIELQREIFKLFLEAARDNKLVLNLHTAGTWEEVYQLLVRYDIERAMFHWYTGPLYLLKDIEASGYMISINPAVKIQRKHRAVVENAPITIMLTESDGPYEYRGMKLNPLMVKEVVKIIASIKNVDQHLVQRQVMHNLEKLFSLQ encoded by the coding sequence ATGCCGGGCAACGACTACTTCGTGGACGCTCACTGCCACCTCCACGAGTATAGTATTGAAGAGATAAACACGCTAGCATCGCATAGCATAGTTATTGTAGCAGTTGGAGACGACCTTGAGACAAGCAGCAGGGTCACAGAGATAGCAAAGACTAGGAGAAACATAGTACCATGCGTCGGCCTTCACCCATGGCACGTAAAGAGCCGGGAGGAAAGTCTAAGCACTGCCAAGAAGATTATCGAGCTAGCGCTTGAGAACAATATTAGGTGTATAGGCGAGGTAGGCCTTGACACAAAATTCGTGGCAGAAACCATAGAACTTCAGCGTGAGATATTCAAACTGTTTCTTGAAGCTGCAAGAGATAACAAACTAGTGCTTAACCTACACACAGCTGGCACATGGGAGGAGGTATACCAGCTACTAGTTCGATACGACATAGAACGGGCTATGTTCCACTGGTATACTGGGCCACTCTACCTGCTGAAAGATATAGAAGCATCAGGATACATGATATCAATAAATCCAGCTGTAAAGATACAGCGCAAGCATAGAGCAGTTGTTGAGAATGCACCTATTACTATAATGTTAACAGAAAGTGATGGACCCTACGAGTATCGTGGAATGAAGCTAAACCCGCTAATGGTAAAAGAAGTTGTGAAAATCATAGCATCTATAAAGAATGTTGACCAGCACCTTGTACAGCGCCAAGTTATGCACAATCTAGAAAAACTATTCAGCCTCCAATAA
- a CDS encoding metallophosphoesterase family protein, whose protein sequence is MIVVATSDVHSPRYLFQYVAALSKHSELCREAGVVLWAGDMVERGRVEALLPVVEATRKKCPSARIVSVFGNEEYMDRETYFIKRYPHVVWLNDSYIVVDGKVKSIAIYGSRGVLDRPTRWQRRNIPGIDAVYKRRAEKTAAMLKQLREKADVVVLVTHYAPSYLTLEGENPKIWPELGSKTMEKILLDTKPDIAVHGHVHRSKRLEAMINGTRIVNVAFPARGDIVVMEL, encoded by the coding sequence TTGATTGTAGTAGCTACAAGTGATGTGCATAGTCCACGCTACTTATTCCAGTATGTTGCAGCGCTTAGCAAGCATTCGGAGTTGTGTCGTGAGGCTGGCGTGGTTCTGTGGGCAGGGGATATGGTTGAGCGTGGACGAGTTGAGGCTCTACTCCCCGTAGTAGAGGCTACGCGTAAAAAGTGTCCCTCGGCACGTATAGTGTCAGTATTCGGCAACGAGGAGTACATGGACCGTGAAACATACTTCATTAAGCGTTATCCCCACGTGGTCTGGCTGAATGACAGCTATATAGTGGTGGACGGGAAAGTCAAATCAATAGCGATATATGGGAGCAGAGGTGTGCTTGATAGGCCTACAAGATGGCAGCGCAGGAACATACCAGGGATAGATGCTGTATACAAACGTAGGGCGGAAAAGACTGCAGCTATGCTTAAGCAGCTACGCGAAAAAGCCGACGTAGTGGTTCTCGTAACACACTACGCTCCATCATACCTTACGCTTGAAGGCGAGAACCCGAAGATATGGCCAGAGCTTGGGAGCAAAACAATGGAAAAGATACTCTTAGATACTAAGCCGGACATAGCTGTTCACGGTCATGTCCATAGATCGAAACGGCTAGAGGCGATGATTAACGGGACACGTATAGTCAACGTGGCGTTCCCTGCTCGCGGCGACATAGTAGTTATGGAGCTTTAG
- the leuS gene encoding leucine--tRNA ligase, whose protein sequence is MASNIASRKEPINEFAAKLYEIARKWQEKWMKVGIFEAEPDENKPKFFITAAFPYPNSPLHLGHSRTYTITDVYARYMRMRGYNVLFPMGFHYTGTPILAMAESIAKGDHELIDLMINVYDVPPEDIEKLKDPLSLARYFHNDAKNAMIESGYSIDWRREFTTIDEEFKRFIIWQFTKLKEKGLVKKGTHPVGWCPNHNMPVGMHDTKGDVEPEIGEFTLILFELERDLYLPAATLRPETVFGVTNIWVNPNAEYVIVNIDGRRYIVSKRAAFKLRFQRDSIVEERTIKGEELLGKRARNPATGKLVPVLPAEFVDPETASGVVMSVPAHAPYDYVALEELKREKPDLLRKLGIDPEELAPIPLIRVKGYGEIPAKDIVERMGIKSQKEKDLLDEATKKLYSDEYHNGIVREDIIEHVYKDMPEPYRSFAVAPVKAWIVGKSVSEAREATTKWLSALGYEDRMYEILNRPVYCRCGTEIVVKVLRDQWFIDYGNPEWKKLVYELLDNMRIVPDEIREEFLKTVDWLHERAAARTRGLGTELPWAKGWIIESLSDSTIYMAFYTVVHKIRKYGLKPEQLTVEFWDYVLLGKGKAKDVAEKTGIKEEIIKELRRDFDYWYPLDSRHSGRDLVPNHLTFFLFNHAAIFPREKWPRQIVVNGFVLLEGKKMSKSLRNIIPLRRALRVYGVDTVRATLLAAAEILQDANFSEELAKSVMDRLRRFENYAKLAVEAESGETIADRWLLSVLQQRVDAVTKALDRLRTRAATITVLYEMSGDVAKYLELRNGKPGPALREYVENWAKMLAPIAPHIAEEVWHEVLGKDSFISVETWPTIDPKKRDAQVELLVSYVDRLVDDVKSILRVYKGEAKSLVVAVAKPDSWQIARIVASYVSRGGQLRDAIRAVINSGVPGKEAAQIVRKLYEFLRSVDEAMLALIESVQEFDEKEAVAKLKDYISRKTGIQKVEVYYVDEAGDKIPQQKLRQVIPLRPAILIA, encoded by the coding sequence ATTGCTTCGAACATAGCGTCCAGAAAGGAGCCTATAAACGAGTTTGCCGCCAAGCTATACGAGATAGCGCGCAAATGGCAGGAAAAGTGGATGAAGGTAGGCATATTCGAGGCAGAACCAGACGAGAACAAGCCGAAATTCTTCATAACAGCGGCATTCCCGTATCCTAACAGTCCGCTGCACCTGGGCCACAGTAGGACATACACTATAACCGACGTCTATGCGCGATACATGAGAATGCGCGGCTACAATGTACTATTCCCGATGGGGTTCCACTACACGGGCACGCCGATACTAGCAATGGCGGAATCGATAGCCAAGGGTGACCACGAGCTAATAGATCTAATGATAAACGTCTACGACGTACCGCCGGAGGACATAGAGAAGCTAAAGGATCCACTATCCCTAGCAAGGTATTTCCACAACGACGCTAAAAATGCTATGATAGAGTCTGGCTACAGTATCGACTGGCGGAGAGAGTTCACTACAATAGACGAAGAGTTCAAGAGGTTCATAATATGGCAGTTCACAAAGCTGAAGGAGAAAGGCCTAGTGAAGAAGGGCACGCATCCCGTCGGCTGGTGCCCTAACCACAACATGCCTGTAGGCATGCACGATACTAAGGGCGACGTGGAGCCCGAGATAGGCGAATTCACGCTAATACTATTCGAGTTGGAGAGGGACCTCTACCTTCCAGCGGCTACTCTGAGGCCGGAGACGGTATTCGGTGTCACAAACATATGGGTAAACCCTAACGCGGAGTACGTTATAGTAAACATAGACGGTAGGCGCTACATCGTCAGCAAGAGGGCCGCGTTCAAGCTAAGGTTCCAGCGCGACAGCATAGTAGAAGAGCGGACAATTAAAGGAGAGGAGCTGCTCGGTAAGCGTGCAAGGAACCCGGCAACAGGAAAGCTAGTGCCTGTACTCCCGGCGGAGTTTGTCGACCCAGAAACTGCAAGCGGAGTAGTAATGAGCGTGCCTGCGCATGCGCCGTACGATTACGTGGCCCTAGAAGAGCTAAAACGAGAGAAGCCAGATCTACTCCGCAAGCTAGGTATAGACCCCGAAGAGCTAGCTCCAATACCGCTCATAAGAGTCAAGGGCTATGGAGAAATCCCGGCAAAAGACATAGTGGAGAGAATGGGGATAAAGAGCCAGAAGGAGAAGGATCTGCTTGACGAAGCGACGAAGAAACTCTACAGCGATGAATACCATAACGGAATCGTTAGAGAGGACATAATAGAGCATGTGTATAAGGACATGCCGGAACCCTACCGTAGCTTTGCAGTAGCCCCTGTCAAAGCATGGATAGTCGGCAAGAGTGTGTCCGAGGCCAGAGAAGCCACTACTAAGTGGCTGTCTGCACTAGGTTATGAGGACCGGATGTACGAGATACTCAATAGGCCTGTATACTGTAGATGCGGAACAGAGATAGTAGTCAAGGTACTAAGGGACCAGTGGTTCATAGACTATGGGAACCCCGAGTGGAAGAAGCTCGTATATGAGCTACTAGACAACATGAGGATAGTACCCGACGAAATCAGGGAAGAATTCCTAAAGACTGTGGACTGGCTGCATGAGAGAGCTGCGGCGCGTACGAGGGGACTGGGTACAGAGCTACCCTGGGCTAAGGGATGGATAATAGAGAGCCTAAGCGACTCTACAATATACATGGCGTTCTACACCGTAGTCCACAAGATAAGAAAATACGGTCTAAAGCCAGAGCAGCTAACAGTAGAGTTCTGGGACTACGTTCTGCTAGGAAAAGGCAAGGCTAAGGACGTTGCCGAGAAAACCGGGATAAAGGAGGAGATAATAAAGGAGCTGCGCCGCGACTTCGACTACTGGTATCCTCTAGACTCGCGGCACAGCGGCCGAGACCTAGTACCAAACCATCTAACCTTCTTCCTGTTCAACCACGCTGCGATATTCCCTAGAGAGAAATGGCCTAGACAGATAGTTGTAAACGGCTTCGTGCTACTGGAAGGAAAGAAGATGAGCAAGAGCCTACGAAACATAATACCGCTTCGCAGGGCGCTGAGGGTGTACGGCGTAGACACTGTCAGAGCGACACTACTAGCAGCAGCCGAGATCCTCCAGGATGCAAACTTCTCCGAGGAACTAGCGAAGAGTGTAATGGACCGTCTGCGCAGATTCGAGAACTATGCGAAACTAGCTGTGGAGGCAGAGAGTGGAGAGACCATAGCCGACAGGTGGCTGCTAAGTGTACTGCAGCAGCGAGTCGACGCGGTGACGAAGGCTCTTGACCGGCTGCGGACAAGAGCAGCAACCATAACCGTGCTATACGAGATGAGTGGTGATGTTGCAAAGTACTTAGAGCTCCGTAATGGAAAGCCCGGTCCAGCGCTAAGAGAATACGTAGAAAACTGGGCTAAGATGCTCGCGCCCATAGCGCCACATATAGCTGAAGAAGTATGGCACGAGGTACTAGGCAAAGATAGCTTCATATCAGTAGAGACTTGGCCGACTATAGACCCCAAGAAGCGGGATGCACAGGTAGAGCTACTTGTAAGCTATGTAGATAGGCTAGTTGATGACGTGAAATCAATACTACGTGTATACAAGGGCGAGGCGAAGAGCCTAGTAGTGGCTGTTGCCAAGCCAGATAGCTGGCAGATAGCAAGGATAGTTGCATCGTACGTGTCGAGAGGCGGACAGCTACGCGACGCTATAAGAGCTGTGATTAACTCCGGCGTCCCCGGCAAGGAAGCAGCGCAGATTGTCCGCAAGCTATACGAGTTCCTACGCAGCGTCGATGAGGCAATGCTGGCGCTTATAGAGAGTGTGCAGGAGTTCGACGAGAAAGAAGCAGTAGCAAAGCTGAAGGACTACATATCCAGAAAGACTGGTATACAGAAGGTGGAGGTATACTACGTTGACGAGGCAGGCGACAAGATTCCGCAGCAAAAACTCAGGCAGGTCATACCTCTAAGACCAGCAATACTGATAGCGTAG